The Campylobacterota bacterium genome includes a window with the following:
- a CDS encoding 4Fe-4S dicluster domain-containing protein: MAVVINDTCINCGACIDECPVEAIVDEDDNPTGEDIYYVYADKCVECVGHHDEPACATACPTEGCITWDEIGASPAHRDDITAEMRANKANVVN, encoded by the coding sequence ATGGCAGTAGTCATTAATGATACCTGTATTAACTGCGGCGCTTGCATCGACGAGTGTCCGGTAGAAGCGATCGTAGACGAGGACGATAACCCAACGGGTGAAGACATCTACTACGTATACGCTGACAAATGTGTCGAGTGTGTAGGTCACCACGACGAACCCGCCTGTGCGACTGCCTGCCCCACTGAAGGTTGTATCACTTGGGACGAAATCGGTGCGAGCCCTGCTCACCGCGACGACATCACCGCAGAAATGCGCGCGAACAAAGCAAACGTCGTCAACTAA
- a CDS encoding DEAD/DEAH box helicase, giving the protein MSNTVNNTENVQTFDDFGLRSEIMQSIKYAGFTQPSPIQSMVIPVIMEGRDVVGQAHTGTGKTAAFGLPTLNKMHLKGGIETLIITPTRELANQVSDEIYKFGRHLGVRTVTIYGGSSYNRQIDLIERGAQVIIATPGRLLDMLSRDMLKGFAPSTVILDEADEMLDMGFLDDINEIFTFLPTERQTLLFSATMPAPIKQLAERILVNPFFASITKEETTNTDITQQYYVIEESERDDAIIRLMDAEDAQKTVVFCRTKKEVDRLSNVLSAVGYSAKGLHGDMEQRQRESVIKGLKTDAVDVLIATDVAARGLHIDGVTHVFNYHIPFDPESYVHRIGRTGRAGKKGVAITLVTPLEFKELQRIRAKVGTTMEHAYIPSKHDVKEAQVSRLLSEIEKQHIYDEAHKVLDKLKEDYDMEQIAYKLISVLMEQNKVHGPNQIGIAAERLEKILHNLERRGGDRGGNRRGGGFNRNRSNHRSGGYRGDRDRGDRGDRGGDRGGERGERSRSFGGANRSNKPKY; this is encoded by the coding sequence ATGAGTAACACAGTAAACAACACGGAAAATGTCCAGACATTCGACGATTTCGGTCTCCGTTCCGAAATCATGCAGAGTATCAAATATGCGGGATTTACCCAGCCAAGCCCCATCCAGTCGATGGTCATCCCGGTCATCATGGAAGGGCGCGACGTTGTCGGGCAGGCCCATACCGGTACAGGGAAAACGGCGGCTTTCGGCCTTCCTACCCTCAACAAAATGCATCTTAAAGGGGGGATCGAAACCCTTATCATCACCCCGACGCGCGAACTGGCCAACCAGGTCAGCGACGAGATCTACAAATTCGGACGTCACCTGGGCGTGCGCACTGTCACCATCTACGGCGGCAGTTCGTACAACCGCCAGATCGATCTGATCGAGCGCGGAGCGCAGGTTATCATCGCGACTCCGGGACGTCTTTTGGACATGCTCAGCCGCGACATGCTCAAAGGGTTTGCCCCCTCGACGGTTATTCTCGATGAAGCCGACGAAATGCTCGATATGGGCTTTTTGGACGATATCAACGAAATTTTCACCTTTTTGCCGACCGAGCGTCAGACGCTTCTTTTTTCGGCGACGATGCCGGCTCCGATCAAGCAGCTGGCCGAGCGTATCCTGGTGAACCCGTTTTTTGCCTCAATCACTAAAGAAGAGACGACCAATACCGACATTACGCAGCAGTATTACGTCATCGAAGAATCTGAGCGCGACGATGCGATTATCCGTTTGATGGATGCCGAAGACGCGCAAAAAACGGTTGTATTCTGCCGCACTAAAAAAGAGGTTGACCGCCTCAGCAATGTCCTCTCCGCAGTCGGGTATTCGGCCAAGGGGCTTCACGGCGATATGGAGCAGCGCCAGCGTGAAAGCGTCATCAAAGGGCTCAAAACCGATGCGGTTGACGTCCTGATCGCAACCGACGTGGCGGCGCGGGGTCTTCACATCGACGGCGTTACCCACGTTTTCAACTACCATATTCCCTTCGACCCTGAAAGTTACGTTCACCGTATCGGCCGGACGGGACGCGCGGGTAAAAAAGGGGTAGCCATCACTCTGGTAACCCCGCTTGAGTTTAAAGAGCTCCAGCGTATCCGGGCCAAAGTCGGTACAACGATGGAACACGCCTACATTCCGAGCAAACATGACGTCAAAGAAGCCCAGGTCAGCCGTCTTCTCTCCGAAATCGAGAAACAGCATATCTACGACGAAGCGCACAAAGTGCTCGATAAGCTCAAAGAAGATTATGATATGGAGCAGATCGCGTACAAGCTTATTTCGGTCCTCATGGAACAAAACAAAGTGCACGGCCCGAATCAGATCGGTATTGCGGCGGAGCGCTTGGAGAAAATTCTTCACAACCTTGAGCGTCGCGGCGGTGATCGCGGCGGAAACCGTCGCGGCGGCGGATTTAACCGCAACCGTAGCAATCATCGTAGCGGCGGATACCGCGGTGACCGTGATCGTGGCGACCGTGGTGATCGCGGCGGCGACAGAGGCGGCGAGCGCGGCGAACGTTCACGCAGCTTCGGCGGCGCCAACCGTTCAAACAAGCCTAAATATTAA
- a CDS encoding alanine racemase has protein sequence MGYITLSREALIHNLDIIAQQVGAKDKIAVVLKDNAYGHGAVAVAEAAAAYGVNDAVVRTEAEALEIEPFFERILILADTATRLNPKFSYALNSLEEIAHFLPGTRVELKIDTGMHRNGIAPSQLAEAFEKMALGKLECVGVMSHLRSAETLSSEWFWQRRTFDSLKETARTLAASYGWSPRFHLSNSAGTFRSSECTDDMARVGIALYGCLEMDKGLETPPLKPVLSLWGKRIATRVLKKGERIGYNGIYEAATDEVVSTYDLGYANGLDRLASNRYTTPQGIALRGRISMDNAVFASDAEELLVFDNANGYARSVGTIGYEILACLDKSLERRWTK, from the coding sequence ATGGGATACATTACGCTCAGCCGCGAGGCACTGATTCATAATCTTGACATTATCGCACAACAAGTTGGAGCCAAAGATAAAATCGCCGTCGTACTCAAAGACAACGCTTACGGACACGGTGCGGTCGCGGTTGCTGAAGCCGCCGCCGCGTACGGCGTCAACGATGCGGTCGTACGGACCGAAGCCGAGGCGTTGGAAATCGAACCGTTTTTCGAACGGATATTGATCCTTGCCGATACCGCAACCCGCCTGAACCCCAAATTCAGTTACGCACTCAATTCACTCGAAGAGATCGCACACTTCCTTCCCGGGACACGGGTTGAACTGAAAATCGACACGGGGATGCACCGCAACGGCATTGCCCCTTCCCAGCTTGCCGAAGCGTTTGAAAAAATGGCTCTCGGGAAGCTCGAATGCGTCGGGGTGATGAGCCATCTGCGCAGCGCGGAGACCCTCAGCAGCGAATGGTTCTGGCAGCGGCGAACGTTCGATTCGCTCAAAGAAACGGCGCGTACCCTGGCGGCTTCCTACGGATGGAGCCCCCGATTTCATCTCTCCAATTCGGCCGGGACGTTCCGAAGTTCTGAATGTACCGATGATATGGCGCGGGTAGGGATCGCCCTTTACGGATGCCTGGAAATGGACAAAGGACTCGAAACGCCGCCGCTCAAACCGGTTTTGTCGCTGTGGGGAAAACGGATCGCGACGCGCGTGCTCAAAAAAGGGGAGCGAATCGGTTATAACGGGATATATGAAGCCGCGACGGATGAAGTGGTATCGACGTACGATCTGGGATACGCCAACGGGCTTGACCGTCTGGCCTCGAACCGCTATACGACGCCGCAGGGGATCGCGCTGCGGGGACGCATTTCGATGGACAACGCAGTATTCGCCAGCGACGCCGAGGAGCTGCTGGTGTTTGACAACGCCAATGGCTATGCCCGCTCGGTGGGGACTATCGGATACGAAATCCTAGCCTGCCTCGACAAGAGTCTTGAACGCCGGTGGACTAAGTAG
- the rsmG gene encoding 16S rRNA (guanine(527)-N(7))-methyltransferase RsmG, protein MSRLRTLIERAAIPVEESFFEKIEQYKALLAKWNKIHNLTGAKSADQIDDFIVDALFPITFLPPLKTAMDIGTGAGFPGMVLAIALPATRFTLVEPLSKRASFLQFVKADLGLSNVEVKALRAEQLPSAPYDLVTSRAVTDTKMLMKLSEPFCVPGTLLLFYKGERVYDEVDETLDYKVIEAENRHYLLIKR, encoded by the coding sequence TTGAGCCGTTTGCGTACCCTGATCGAACGGGCCGCCATTCCGGTCGAAGAATCCTTTTTCGAGAAAATCGAGCAGTACAAAGCGCTGCTGGCCAAATGGAACAAAATCCACAATCTCACGGGGGCCAAATCGGCCGATCAGATCGACGACTTCATCGTCGACGCATTGTTTCCGATCACCTTTCTTCCCCCGCTTAAAACTGCGATGGATATCGGAACAGGGGCCGGTTTTCCGGGAATGGTGCTCGCTATCGCCCTCCCCGCCACCCGGTTCACGCTCGTCGAACCGCTGAGCAAGCGGGCCAGTTTTCTGCAGTTCGTCAAAGCCGATCTGGGCCTCTCCAACGTCGAGGTCAAGGCGCTACGGGCCGAACAGCTGCCGAGCGCTCCGTACGATCTGGTCACCTCGCGCGCCGTTACCGATACCAAAATGCTGATGAAGCTTTCCGAGCCGTTTTGCGTTCCGGGAACCCTTTTGCTCTTTTACAAAGGGGAAAGAGTGTATGATGAAGTCGATGAAACGCTTGATTACAAGGTCATCGAAGCGGAAAACCGCCACTACCTGCTGATAAAGAGATAA
- the plsX gene encoding phosphate acyltransferase PlsX, whose translation MIRIAIDAMGGDFGPEPIVKGTLEALKEKKFEPILVGKKDEILSLLPKGYKDKILIVEADDVIDMSDAATDALKRKESSIYKAIELVREGKADGVVSAGHSGATMSLATLRLGRLKHVLRPALVTLMPTKNGQRSVMLDVGANVDCKAEHLFQFGIMGYYYAQDMLGLAHPRVGLLANGEESSKGNEVTKETFGMLQNEKGFIGNVEGNNIFDGSCDVIVCDGFIGNLVLKASEGVASTISFFIKEYIRKSPVAITGALLMRKVFKLLKKEIDYAEIGGAPLIGIKGCAIVSHGKSNPKAIKNAIFQAIRYVNTGVNEHIEKRLEELKS comes from the coding sequence ATGATTAGAATTGCAATTGATGCAATGGGAGGGGACTTCGGTCCCGAACCGATTGTCAAAGGGACCCTTGAAGCGCTCAAGGAGAAAAAGTTTGAACCCATTCTGGTTGGGAAAAAAGATGAGATTTTATCTTTATTACCCAAGGGCTATAAAGATAAAATTTTAATCGTCGAAGCGGACGATGTCATCGACATGAGCGATGCGGCCACCGATGCGCTGAAACGAAAAGAGAGCTCGATCTACAAAGCGATCGAACTGGTACGCGAGGGGAAAGCCGACGGCGTTGTGAGCGCCGGTCACAGCGGTGCGACGATGTCGCTGGCGACCCTGCGTCTGGGGCGTCTCAAACACGTCCTGCGCCCTGCACTGGTCACGCTCATGCCGACGAAAAACGGCCAGCGCAGTGTCATGCTTGATGTCGGAGCAAACGTCGACTGCAAGGCCGAACACCTTTTCCAGTTCGGTATCATGGGCTATTACTACGCACAGGACATGCTTGGACTCGCCCATCCGCGCGTCGGCCTTCTCGCCAATGGCGAAGAGAGTTCCAAAGGGAACGAAGTGACCAAAGAGACCTTCGGGATGCTTCAAAACGAAAAAGGGTTCATCGGCAACGTCGAAGGAAACAACATTTTCGACGGTTCCTGCGACGTCATCGTCTGCGACGGCTTTATCGGGAATCTCGTCCTCAAAGCTTCCGAAGGGGTTGCCTCTACGATCAGCTTTTTTATCAAAGAGTACATCCGCAAATCGCCGGTAGCGATCACGGGTGCGCTTTTGATGCGTAAAGTGTTCAAGCTCCTTAAAAAAGAGATCGACTACGCCGAAATCGGCGGAGCCCCGCTGATCGGTATCAAAGGGTGCGCCATCGTCAGCCACGGCAAAAGCAATCCCAAAGCGATCAAAAACGCAATATTTCAGGCGATCCGTTACGTAAACACCGGCGTCAACGAACATATCGAAAAACGGCTCGAAGAGCTTAAAAGCTGA
- the rpmF gene encoding 50S ribosomal protein L32 — protein sequence MAVPKRRVSHTRAAKRRTHYKITLARPVKDKDGTYKLPHYVNPTTGEYK from the coding sequence ATGGCAGTACCTAAAAGAAGAGTGAGTCACACTCGCGCCGCGAAACGCAGAACTCACTACAAAATCACTCTTGCACGTCCGGTCAAAGACAAAGACGGCACCTACAAATTGCCTCACTATGTCAACCCGACAACCGGTGAGTACAAATAA
- a CDS encoding beta-ketoacyl-ACP synthase III, whose amino-acid sequence MYAAFRSIGAYVPSKVLTNSDLETMVDTTDEWITKRTGIKERHIAAEGETTSDMGVKAAELAIERAGIDKSTIDMVVCATISPDYFCMPSTATLITSKLGLAKVTAFDISAACTGFVYALSVAKAFIESGMKKNVLIVGAERLSAITDYTDRGTCILFGDGAGAAIISATDNKEEAIIDIHTGADGDYADLLMTPNGGSGSAHDELDREAAGCFMKMKGNETFKVAVRTLTSDVVEILKQNGIESSSIKHFVPHQANYRIIKAVGDALELSDDQVVLTVAKYGNTSGASIPMAINDIYESGRLQNGELMLLDAFGGGLTWGSALVPFAGKGK is encoded by the coding sequence ATGTACGCAGCATTTCGATCGATCGGAGCATACGTCCCCTCCAAAGTCCTGACCAACAGCGATCTGGAGACGATGGTCGATACCACCGACGAGTGGATTACCAAACGGACCGGGATCAAGGAACGTCACATCGCCGCCGAAGGCGAAACGACCAGCGACATGGGCGTCAAAGCGGCCGAGCTGGCCATCGAGCGTGCCGGCATCGATAAAAGCACCATCGACATGGTTGTGTGCGCCACGATCTCTCCCGATTATTTCTGTATGCCCTCGACCGCTACCCTGATCACTTCGAAACTGGGACTTGCGAAAGTCACCGCGTTCGATATTTCCGCTGCCTGCACCGGATTTGTCTACGCCCTTTCCGTCGCCAAAGCATTCATTGAATCGGGTATGAAGAAAAATGTCCTTATCGTCGGTGCGGAGCGCCTGAGCGCCATCACCGACTATACCGACCGGGGGACCTGTATCCTGTTCGGCGACGGTGCGGGAGCCGCCATAATCAGCGCAACGGACAACAAGGAAGAAGCGATTATCGACATCCATACCGGCGCGGATGGCGATTATGCCGATCTTCTGATGACTCCCAACGGCGGTAGCGGATCGGCGCACGACGAACTTGACCGCGAAGCGGCAGGATGCTTCATGAAAATGAAAGGGAACGAAACCTTTAAAGTCGCCGTCCGCACCCTCACCAGCGACGTTGTTGAGATCCTCAAGCAAAACGGTATCGAATCGTCCTCCATCAAACATTTCGTTCCCCATCAGGCCAACTACCGTATCATCAAAGCCGTCGGCGATGCGCTGGAACTCTCCGACGATCAGGTCGTCCTCACCGTTGCCAAATACGGCAATACCTCAGGCGCATCGATCCCGATGGCTATCAACGACATCTACGAGTCCGGTCGCCTTCAAAACGGCGAACTGATGCTCCTCGATGCCTTCGGCGGCGGTCTGACATGGGGAAGCGCCCTCGTCCCGTTTGCCGGAAAGGGCAAATAA
- the ndk gene encoding nucleoside-diphosphate kinase has translation MEQTLSIIKPDAVAKGVIGKILDRFESNGLRIAATKKVQLSRQDAEAFYAVHKARPFFNDLVDFMVSGPVVVSVLEGENAVLKNRDLMGATNPKEAAPGTIRADFAENIDANAVHGSDSLENAAIEIAFFFSGREIS, from the coding sequence ATGGAACAAACGTTGTCAATCATCAAGCCTGACGCCGTTGCAAAAGGTGTCATCGGTAAAATCTTGGACCGTTTCGAAAGCAACGGACTGCGGATTGCAGCCACCAAAAAAGTACAGTTGAGCCGTCAGGACGCCGAAGCGTTCTACGCCGTTCACAAAGCGCGCCCGTTCTTCAACGACCTGGTTGATTTCATGGTCAGCGGTCCGGTAGTCGTTTCCGTCCTCGAAGGAGAAAACGCGGTTCTCAAAAACCGTGACCTCATGGGCGCTACCAACCCTAAAGAAGCCGCGCCCGGTACAATCCGCGCCGATTTCGCCGAAAACATTGATGCCAATGCCGTTCACGGCAGCGATTCTCTTGAGAACGCCGCGATCGAAATCGCGTTTTTCTTCTCGGGCCGCGAAATCAGCTAA
- the ribA gene encoding GTP cyclohydrolase II — translation MSMQPTFEKSSIANLPSKYGRFKIRVYKEGIQEHLAIFTEGFENSEAPLVRIHSECLTGDTLGSIKCDCNNQLHIALKMIAAEGGLVIYHRQEGRNIGLLNKVNAYALQDQGRNTIEANVELGFEPDQRTYDVVREIFHDFGLTRIRLLTNNPAKVSVVENLDVEIVQRIPVVIDPNPHNEGYLKVKKEQMGHLF, via the coding sequence ATGAGTATGCAACCGACATTTGAAAAATCATCGATCGCCAATCTGCCGAGTAAATACGGCCGCTTCAAAATCCGCGTTTACAAAGAGGGGATCCAAGAACACCTCGCCATTTTCACCGAAGGGTTCGAAAATTCAGAAGCCCCCCTCGTGCGGATCCACTCCGAGTGCCTCACGGGCGATACGCTCGGAAGCATCAAATGCGATTGCAACAACCAGCTTCACATTGCCCTCAAAATGATCGCCGCAGAGGGGGGGCTGGTTATCTACCACCGCCAGGAAGGGCGCAACATCGGTCTGCTCAACAAGGTCAACGCCTACGCACTGCAAGACCAGGGGCGCAACACCATCGAGGCGAACGTGGAACTGGGGTTTGAGCCCGACCAGCGTACCTACGACGTCGTCCGCGAAATCTTTCACGATTTCGGTCTGACCAGAATCCGCCTGCTGACCAATAACCCCGCCAAGGTTTCCGTCGTCGAAAATCTCGACGTCGAGATCGTTCAACGGATCCCCGTCGTCATTGATCCCAATCCCCACAACGAGGGGTATCTGAAAGTGAAAAAAGAACAAATGGGGCATCTGTTTTGA
- the argF gene encoding ornithine carbamoyltransferase, with the protein MRHFLTLKDYTKEEILEILDLGVQIKKEVKARNFVPRLANQTLAMIFEKSSTRTRVSFEVGMYQLGGHALFLSNRDIHLGRGEPVKDTARVISSMCDMVMIRTYEQSKLEEFSRYSKVPVINGLSDSYHPVQLLADYMTMMECGKDKNPIVAYVGDGNNMTHSWLMLASKLGFELRVATPKGYECDPAIIADAMEFAKQSGAKISISNDPKEAVKGATVVTTDTWISMGQEEEKAQRLRAFEGYIVDEALMGLADKEAIFLHCLPAYRGVEVSENVLEGEQSLIFEEAENRLHAQKGLMVWLDKHR; encoded by the coding sequence GTGAGACATTTTTTAACGCTAAAAGACTACACCAAAGAAGAGATCCTCGAGATTCTCGACCTGGGAGTACAGATTAAAAAAGAGGTGAAAGCCAGAAACTTCGTCCCCCGCCTCGCCAACCAGACGCTCGCCATGATCTTCGAAAAGAGTTCGACGCGTACCCGCGTGAGTTTTGAAGTCGGGATGTACCAGCTCGGCGGTCATGCGTTGTTTCTCTCCAACCGCGATATCCATCTCGGACGCGGCGAACCGGTCAAAGATACCGCCCGGGTCATCTCCTCGATGTGCGACATGGTGATGATCCGTACCTATGAACAAAGCAAGCTCGAAGAGTTTTCGCGCTATTCGAAAGTTCCCGTCATCAACGGCCTCAGCGACAGCTATCATCCGGTACAGCTCCTCGCCGATTACATGACGATGATGGAATGCGGAAAAGACAAAAATCCGATCGTCGCCTACGTCGGTGACGGCAACAACATGACCCACTCGTGGCTGATGCTCGCTTCCAAACTCGGGTTCGAACTCCGCGTCGCAACCCCCAAGGGGTACGAGTGCGATCCGGCCATCATCGCCGATGCGATGGAGTTTGCCAAACAAAGCGGGGCGAAAATTTCGATCAGCAACGATCCCAAAGAGGCGGTCAAAGGGGCTACCGTCGTGACGACGGATACATGGATCTCGATGGGTCAGGAAGAAGAAAAAGCCCAGAGGCTCCGCGCGTTCGAAGGCTACATTGTCGACGAGGCGCTGATGGGGCTTGCCGACAAAGAGGCGATTTTCCTCCACTGCCTTCCCGCCTACCGCGGGGTCGAAGTGAGCGAGAACGTCCTTGAAGGAGAACAGAGTCTTATCTTCGAAGAGGCGGAAAACCGTCTCCATGCGCAGAAAGGATTGATGGTCTGGCTCGATAAACATCGTTAA
- a CDS encoding HIT family protein: MLYSDSLISIELHESSVPWLKIFTQTPRKEFSECTAEEKKAIWDALDRIEKAMLAYFIPDKINIASFGNMLPRVHWHIMARFRNDDYFPEPMWGVKQREGFVLPAPMEPFLERLKEEFSGRRAAD, encoded by the coding sequence ATGCTCTACTCCGATTCGCTCATTTCCATCGAACTTCACGAAAGTTCCGTCCCCTGGCTCAAGATTTTCACCCAAACGCCGCGTAAAGAGTTTTCCGAATGTACCGCCGAGGAAAAAAAAGCGATATGGGACGCCCTTGACCGCATCGAAAAAGCGATGCTGGCCTATTTCATCCCCGACAAAATCAACATCGCGTCGTTCGGAAACATGCTTCCGCGCGTTCATTGGCACATCATGGCCCGATTTCGGAACGACGATTATTTTCCCGAACCGATGTGGGGAGTGAAACAAAGAGAGGGATTTGTGCTTCCGGCCCCGATGGAGCCGTTTTTGGAGCGTCTGAAAGAGGAGTTCTCCGGCCGTAGGGCCGCTGATTAA
- the hemB gene encoding porphobilinogen synthase yields the protein MERFRRTRLNSRLRSLVRETHVSVDDFIYPLFVRPGEGIKTEVSSMPGVYQMSLDEILKECGLLQSLGIHSIILFGIPEVKDSVGSDALCDHGIIATAVRAIKKAYPKMFVVTDLCFCEYTDHGHCGILDHVHETVDNDATLSISGQQALVHARAGADMIAPSGMMDGIITTLRDALDDGGYVNLPIMSYSTKFASGYYGPFRDVAESTPSFGDRSTYQMDPANRREAIRESLADEAQGADILMVKPALAYLDVIRDIREASSLPLAVYNVSGEYAMLKHAGNAGLIDYNRVMMETMVGFKRAGADIIISYHAKEVATLLS from the coding sequence ATGGAGCGTTTTCGCCGTACACGGCTTAATTCCCGCCTGCGGTCACTGGTCCGCGAAACCCATGTAAGCGTCGATGATTTCATCTATCCGCTGTTTGTCCGTCCGGGGGAAGGGATCAAAACCGAGGTTTCGTCGATGCCGGGCGTTTACCAGATGTCGCTGGACGAGATTTTAAAAGAGTGCGGGCTGCTGCAGTCGCTGGGAATTCACTCGATCATCCTCTTCGGGATTCCCGAGGTGAAAGATTCCGTCGGAAGCGACGCGCTGTGCGACCACGGGATTATCGCCACCGCCGTGCGCGCGATCAAAAAAGCGTATCCGAAGATGTTCGTCGTTACCGACCTGTGCTTTTGCGAATACACCGACCACGGCCACTGCGGGATTCTCGACCACGTTCACGAGACGGTGGATAACGACGCGACCCTCTCGATTTCGGGACAGCAGGCGCTGGTACACGCCCGCGCCGGGGCGGATATGATCGCCCCTTCGGGGATGATGGACGGCATCATCACCACTCTGCGCGACGCGCTGGATGATGGGGGGTATGTCAATCTTCCCATCATGAGCTATTCGACCAAGTTCGCCAGCGGCTATTACGGCCCTTTCCGCGACGTCGCCGAATCGACCCCCAGCTTCGGGGACCGTTCGACGTACCAGATGGATCCCGCCAACCGCCGCGAGGCGATCCGCGAAAGCCTCGCCGACGAAGCGCAGGGGGCCGATATCTTGATGGTCAAACCCGCCCTGGCCTATCTCGACGTCATCCGCGACATCCGCGAAGCCTCCTCGCTTCCGCTGGCGGTGTACAACGTCAGCGGCGAATACGCGATGCTCAAACACGCCGGCAACGCCGGACTGATCGATTATAACCGGGTCATGATGGAGACGATGGTCGGATTCAAACGTGCGGGGGCCGACATCATCATCAGCTACCATGCTAAAGAAGTCGCCACACTTTTGAGTTAA
- a CDS encoding YceD family protein: protein MLIPFRRLGAVPVDFELNRDNARFSGEIFLKKSNLAQLNGTITGSISIPCDICAEPIETPLNEEVSFYLSDGIYKGNEEEFDVVEIDTATIDMDELFRSEIELIRSDYYCCSNCEGKTLDAEF from the coding sequence ATGTTGATACCGTTTAGACGCCTGGGCGCCGTACCTGTCGATTTTGAGCTAAATCGTGACAACGCCCGTTTTTCAGGAGAAATATTCCTGAAAAAAAGTAATCTTGCGCAATTAAACGGTACAATTACGGGGAGTATTTCAATCCCGTGCGACATCTGCGCCGAGCCGATTGAAACGCCTCTGAACGAAGAGGTGAGTTTTTACCTCTCCGATGGCATTTACAAAGGAAACGAGGAAGAGTTCGACGTCGTGGAAATCGATACGGCGACCATCGATATGGACGAACTCTTCCGTTCGGAAATCGAACTGATCCGCAGCGATTATTATTGCTGTTCCAATTGCGAAGGCAAAACGTTGGACGCAGAGTTCTGA
- a CDS encoding PP0621 family protein produces MLKLLLLVGVIAAVYFIFFKKKSLTPPPADKMQDEAMVPCAKCDTYVQVKEAFMKEGKYYCSRECMED; encoded by the coding sequence ATGCTCAAACTGTTGCTGCTCGTCGGTGTCATCGCCGCCGTTTATTTCATCTTTTTCAAAAAAAAGAGCCTGACCCCGCCTCCCGCAGACAAAATGCAGGATGAAGCGATGGTTCCGTGCGCCAAATGCGACACCTATGTCCAGGTCAAAGAGGCCTTTATGAAAGAGGGCAAATACTATTGCTCCCGAGAGTGTATGGAGGATTGA